A window of Scomber scombrus chromosome 23, fScoSco1.1, whole genome shotgun sequence contains these coding sequences:
- the LOC134006053 gene encoding E3 ubiquitin-protein ligase CCNB1IP1 gives MSLCDDTLLCNFPKCRTKLNGFAWVTACSHVFCDQHGSGEFSRSPAICPACSSALSGKLDIVRTELSPSEDYKAMVLAGLRPDVVLDISARALAFWSYQVHQERMYQEYSLSRAEAQLKQMEKVLTQQNQSRELELSAMRGEIVSLKKVMEEYKRKYSEVSERLMERNRQYQKLQGLYDSLRLRNMVVGVGDRDTPPHPGHYDFSTGVVRQATPQKSPQFLSVNHAGDSRFFSCLEADGAKTFFQFSSPTRDKGRAFTKKH, from the exons ATGTCTCTATGCGATGACACGCTCCTGTGTAATTTCCCAAAGTGTCGGACCAAGCTGAACGGCTTTGCCTGGGTCACAGCCTGCTCACACGTTTTCTGTGATCAGCACGGGTCCGGTGAGTTCAGCCGCTCTCCTGCAATCTGCCCGGcctgctcctctgctctgtctggGAAGCTGGACATTGTGAGGACAGAGCTGTCGCCCTCAGAGGACTACAAAGCCATGGTGTTGGCAGGTCTGCGACCAGATGTAGTCCTGGACATCAGTGCCCGCGCTCTGGCCTTCTGGAGCTATCAG GTCCATCAGGAACGCATGTATCAAGAGTACAGTCTGTCACGGGCCGAGGCGCAGCTGAAGCAGATGGAGAAGGTGTTGACCCAGCAGAACCAGAGCAGAGAACTGGAGCTCAGTGCCATGAGGGGGGAAATTGTCTCCCTGAAGAAA GTGATGGAGGAGTATAAGAGGAAGTACAGCGAGGTGTCTGAGAGGCTGATGGAGAGGAACAGGCAGTACCAGAAACTACAGGGGCTGTACGACTCTCTGAGGCTGCGTAATATGGTGGTGGGTGTCGGGGACAGAGACACCCCGCCACATCCAGGACATTATGACTTCAGCACCG GGGTGGTTCGGCAGGCGACTCCCCAGAAGAGCCCTCAGTTTCTCTCGGTGAACCACGCCGGGGACAGCCGATTCTTCTCCTGCCTGGAGGCTGACGGAGCCAAGACCTTCTTCCAGTTCAGCTCCCCCACCAGAGACAAAGGCCGAGCCTTCACCAAGAAGCACTGA
- the si:ch211-212k18.5 gene encoding sal-like protein 4: MSRRKQKRPQHLVNADPGGPRLLSHDDHLGMKSPSTSLGSEVTSSGSSSSSPTSLQDCQPPLAPRPSPGGLHAPSLPSESSPPPHWPSHIAPFTTSLPNTHSSLSPDFPHPSLSSQTHSPPPLGQTSGSHTLSHQGNSHSTMTSPPMGSSATTTTSSSSSTSSSCVPPHRDSSSPGQLQASSSPGQQGQIQVSPTLAVLLEELRVLQQRQIHQMQITEEICRHVLRLGGAVFGQDSNTQASGADSNQKTAGVVSSPSPTHPSTATPVTTAPSLLSSLPSSLFPQPLISKSGASHGNGSRVPSSSSSSSSCLSSTISSSVASLHPLSLSLGLPPRYLHEKSSNTSSFGHSNGISFSTPPLPPTSHSQDLQPSSSLGSASSAGRHQHVCRFCGKVLSSDSSLQIHLRSHTGERPYQCPVCLSRFTTRGNLKAHFLRHREQNPELSLSLLPPALTEQTPAPGAIQRRRKRRADDDEPFNGVKGMTENMALGFLSGASTRPSPSSLPLPPSVDMALLSTAHSLLQLNRASAAAAASASGTVMPSSSSSSSSSSMGSQFKGAKQQRFDENTPPHSALHTTSPYSQLAHLPKILFPGGTSPHHLALLRPPGHPSTSHLSSPHQLPFPFPPFPKPSSSSPSSSSPNTSTQTSDTSKLQRLVQKLEKQPQGGSSTSLLNPSESNGDTHGHDLSTSSSAYRREMLAALGLSPSANASGLLTSHGVSRSSTTTTTTTPSLPTVQANQCGVCLRVLSCPRALRLHQATHLGERPFPCKLCGRSFSTKGSLRAHQATHRARPPNTRAMNSCPLCPRKFTNALVLQHHIRLHLGGQIPPDEDLTPEDGAETSVFDDSERGSIGSPSKAQQLLPLALTTSSKSPVGALDSGSTSKQATAADATSVKTEESEGSTPSVSPPLTRNPPSAGTEDPLHVRDNTLIDGTPVNGSKYSEEETHADLGKAPIATFNSAVVNGDSEADDTPLSLCVSKPAAENDMPHGAINNDVTSSEENKDCSTEEQTTSPDSNPKPPGTNPLPALTPPATPKARVEAEEACGSVTQEPQERDATQSKGMGEASTPREPLPALDTEKDTPVEEGNSVPEEPLEDPEPSVPAPATHSQPPRPDKPYSCSQCGKAYASRSGLKGHMKTHPGALTNTSSKAQTNDNDNDIAEDHNSLSANKNPGEQEEKQGLAESPEKGDSTDPPTISVGSDEAGEPMDTAV, encoded by the exons ATGTCACGCCGGAAGCAGAAGCGACCCCAGCATCTCGTTAATGCGGATCCGGGGGGCCCAAGGCTGCTATCTCACG ATGATCACCTGGGCATGAAGTCACCATCCACATCTCTTGGCTCAGAAGTGACCTCATCAGgatcttcctcttcatccccCACCTCTCTCCAAGACTGCCAGCCTCCTCTGGCCCCTCGCCCATCCCCCGGTGGGCTCCACGCGCCCTCCTTACCCAGCGAGAGCTCGCCTCCTCCCCACTGGCCAAGCCACATCGCCCCCTTCACCACCTCCCTCCCCAATACCCACTCTTCCCTTTCCCCAGACTTTCCTCACCCGTCGCTGTCTTCCCAGACTCACTCACCTCCTCCCCTGGGTCAAACCTCAGGCTCCCACACTCTGTCTCATCAAGGAAATTCTCACTCCACCATGACCTCCCCACCAATGGGCAGTTCAGCCACCACcactacctcctcctcctcttccacctcctcatCCTGTGTGCCACCCCACCGTGACAGCTCCAGCCCAGGCCAACTACAGGCCTCCAGCTCTCCAGGACAGCAGGGACAGATCCAGGTGTCTCCAACCCTGGCGGTACTTTTGGAGGAGCTTAGGGTTTTACAGCAGAGGCAAATCCACCAGATGCAAATAACAGAGGAAATCTGCAGGCATGTTCTACGGCTTGGAGGGGCTGTCTTTGGCCAAGATAGTAACACACAGGCTAGTGGTGCTGACAGCAACCAGAAAACTGCAGGGGTAGTATCTTCACCATCACCGACACACCCCTCTACTGCCACTCCAGTAACTACGGCGCCATCGCTTTTGAGCAGCCTTCCCTCTTCACTCTTTCCCCAGCCACTCATCTCCAAATCAGGAGCTTCACATGGTAATGGCAGCAGGGTgccatcctcctcatcctcgtcTTCCTCATGTCTTTCATCCACTATCAGCTCCTCTGTTGCATCCTTACACCCGCTGTCTTTGTCACTGGGGCTACCACCACGCTACCTCCATGAGAAATcatccaacacctcctcatttGGTCACAGTAATGGTATCAGTTTCTCtactcctccccttcctcccacCAGCCATTCCCAGGACCTCCAACCCAGCTCCTCCCTCGGCTCTGCCTCCTCAGCGGGACGCCATCAGCATGTCTGCCGTTTTTGCGGCAAGGTGCTAAGCAGTGATTCATCACTCCAGATCCATCTGAGATCGCACACAGGTGAAAGGCCTTACCAGTGTCCGGTCTGCTTGAGCCGTTTTACAACCAGAGGGAACCTCAAAGCCCATTTCCTGCGACACAGAGAGCAGAACCCAGAGCTGTCTCTCTCACTGCTGCCCCCAGCGCTGACAGAGCAGACACCTGCTCCTGGTGCCatccagagaagaagaaaaaggcgggctgatgatgatgagccATTTAATGGAGTGAAAGGCATGACAGAGAACATGGCTTTGGGATTCTTGTCTGGTGCGTCCACTCGCCCCTCACCTTCCTCTCTACCTCTGCCCCCCTCAGTGGACATGGCGCTGCTGTCCACAGCCCATTCACTTCTACAGCTGAACAGAgcttcagctgcagctgctgccagCGCATCTGGCACTGTAAtgccttcctcttcatcctcatcttcatcctcttccatGGGCAGTCAGTTCAAAGGAGCAAAGCAGCAGCGATTTGATGAGAATACACCTCCTCACTCAGCCCTCCATACAACCTCTCCATACTCCCAGCTAGCCCACCTTCCTAAGATTCTCTTCCCTGGAGGTACCTCCCCTCACCACCTTGCACTTCTCAGACCTCCAGGCCACCCATCCacctctcacctctcctctcctcatcagCTACCCTTCCCCTTCCCACCTTTCCCCAAACCATCAAGCTCATCTCCCTCTTCGTCTTCTCCCAACACCTCTACTCAAACCTCGGACACCTCCAAGTTGCAGCGACTGGTTCAGAAACTTGAAAAGCAACCACAGGGAGGCTCCTCCACCTCCTTACTAAACCCTTCTGAATCTAACGGGGACACACATGGCCATGACCTGAGCACATCCTCCAGTGCCTATCGCAGGGAAATGTTGGCTGCTCTCGGCTTGAGCCCAAGTGCCAATGCTTCAGGTCTACTGACCAGCCATGGAGTCTCAAGATCTAGCACTACAACCACCACAACTACCCCTTCTCTGCCTACTGTTCAGGCTAACCAGTGTGGGGTGTGCCTGCGCGTCCTCAGCTGCCCTAGAGCTCTGCGTTTGCACCAGGCCACACATCTGGGAGAGCGGCCGTTCCCTTGTAAGCTGTGCGGTCGTTCTTTCTCCACCAAGGGCAGCCTCAGGGCCCACCAAGCTACTCACCGTGCAAGACCACCCAACACCCGTGCCATGAACTCCTGCCCACTGTGCCCACGTAAGTTCACGAATGCTTTGGTTCTTCAGCACCACATCCGCTTGCATCTAGGTGGGCAAATACCACCTGATGAAGACCTGACACCTGAAGATGGCGCAGAGACTTCTGTCTTTGATGATAGTGAGCGTGGCTCCATTGGTTCCCCATCTAAAGCCCAACAGCTCCTTCCCCTGGCCTTAACAACTAGCTCCAAGTCTCCAGTTGGTGCTCTTGACTCAGGGTCCACTTCCAAGCAAGCCACAGCTGCTGATGCAACTTCTGTGAAGACAGAAGAATCTGAGGGCTCAACACCCAGTGTTAGCCCACCCCTGACCCGTAATCCCCCCTCAGCGGGAACCGAGGACCCCCTGCATGTGAGAGACAACACACTAATTGATGGTACCCCTGTGAATGGCTCCAAATACTCTGAGGAGGAGACCCACGCTGACCTGGGCAAAGCACCCATAGCTACTTTTAATTCAGCTGTAGTGAATGGAGATTCAGAGGCAGATGACacccctctttccctctgtgtgtCAAAGCCCGCTGCAGAAAATGATATGCCGCACGGAGCGATTAATAATGATGTCACCTCATCTGAAGAGAATAAAGATTGCTCCACAGAAGAACAAACTACTAGTCCTGATTCTAACCCAAAACCTCCAGGTACAAACCCTTTACCTGCACTCACCCCTCCCGCCACCCCCAAAGCCAGGGTAGAAGCAGAAGAGGCTTGTGGCAGTGTAACCCAGGAACCACAGGAGAGGGATGCTACCCAAAGTAAAGGGATGGGTGAGGCCAGCACACCCAGAGAGCCTTTGCCAGCATTAGACACAGAGAAGGACACTCCAGTTGAGGAGGGTAACAGCGTGCCAGAAGAGCCTTTAGAGGATCCAGAGCCCTCTGTCCCAGCACCAGCAACACATTCCCAGCCTCCTCGTCCAGATAAACCCTACAGCTGCTCCCAGTGTGGAAAGGCATATGCCAGCCGTAGTGGACTGAAG GGGCACATGAAAACTCACCCTGGAGCGTTGACCAATACCTCCTCCAAGGCTCAAAccaatgacaatgacaatgacatTGCGGAGGATCACAATTCTCTTTCAGCCAATAAGAACCCAGGGGAACAGGAAGAAAAGCAGGGATTGGCTGAATCCCCCGAGAAAGGTGACAGCACAGACCCACCAACAATCAGCGTTGGTTCGGATGAGGCGGGCGAGCCTATGGACACTGCTGTGTAG